Proteins co-encoded in one Octopus bimaculoides isolate UCB-OBI-ISO-001 chromosome 7, ASM119413v2, whole genome shotgun sequence genomic window:
- the LOC106871595 gene encoding serine/threonine-protein kinase Nek8 isoform X1, with protein sequence MEKYEKIKVVGRGAYGTVYLCRRLSDKKLLIIKQIPVEQMTKDERQTALNEVKVLSMLNNPFIIKYYENFLEDKALMIVMEYAQGGTLFELLQSRNGQLLDEEVILHYFAQMLLSLQHVDSKQILHRDLKTQNILLDKKKQIVKIGDFGISKVLSSKSKAYTVVGTPCYLSPELCSGMPYNQKSDIWALGCVLYEMVTLKRAFEASNLPALIIKIVGGTFEPIPDIYSEESRSLILSMLHRDPSRRPTINQIITQPRIINHVLYLYTDWGKIPSTRVQRPLSSIQPSARNRQSVRGGNNITNRDTLSEKAQAASCVYYWGGGIPQPLKLTLPSCDTQVIQVAAGRTQKAAVTKSGRLFVWESTGITTDSVLPGAVENSSPAFIPRYLEGQAAVTIQHVSCGDLFAACLTDRGILMTLGSGANGCLGHGNFNDVTHAKIVEALLGYEVMQVSCGASHVLAVTNEHEVFAWGRGDNGRLGLTTQESCLSPSAVPIPENMQPFSVHCGVDSSIILTVDKKLLSCGNNRYNKLGLDTEEENVDVIFKFTVVSRSPLGEKEIKNVALGTSHTAVVTVSGECFTFGSNQFGQLGYETEFSSRSRPQRVDSLESYVTTTVACGDTYTIAVTEDSEVFSWGNSSRGRLGRNSENSGIPQKITFPDDPFTVTSVSCSYGNTLIATKH encoded by the exons AACTGTTTATCTTTGCCGTCGCTTGAGTGACAAGAAATTATTAATCATTAAGCAAATACCAGTGGAACAGATGACTAAAGATGAAAGACAGACAGCTTTGAATGAGGTGAAAGTTCTGTCGATGCTTAACAACCCTTTTATCATCAAATATTATGAGAACTTTCTAGAAGACAAAGCCTTAATGATTGTCATGGAATACGCACAAG gTGGGACATTGTTTGAATTATTACAGAGCCGTAATGGACAACTTTTGGATGAAGAG GTCATCCTGCATTACTTTGCTCAGATGCTGTTGTCTCTTCAACATGTTGACTCCAAGCAAATTCTTCATCGAGACCTCAAGACACAGAACATACTCCtagataaaaagaaacagattgTCAAAATCGGAGACTTTGGCATTTCCAAAGTTCTTAGCAGCAAAAGTAAAGCTTATACG GTTGTTGGTACCCCGTGTTACCTGTCTCCCGAACTCTGTTCTGGAATGCC ATATAACCAAAAAAGTGACATCTGGGCTCTTGGTTGTGTTCTTTATGAAATGGTTACTCTGAAACGAGCCTTCGAAGCATCG AATCTTCCAGCTTTGATCATCAAAATTGTTGGAGGAACCTTTGAACCAATTCCTGATATTTACAGTGAAGAATCGCGATCACTCATTCTAAGCATGCTTCACCGAGATCCTAGCAGACGACCAACCATAAACCAGATTATCACACAACCTCGAATTATTAATCATGTTCTCTATCTTTATACTGACTGGGGCAAAATTCCATCAACCAG GGTACAAAGACCATTGTCCAGTATTCAGCCTTCAGCACGGAACAGACAGTCAGTGAGAGGAGGCAATAATATAACAAACAGAG aTACTCTCTCAGAGAAAGCTCAGGCTGCGAGTTGTGTGTATTATTGGGGAGGTGGCATTCCACAACCACTGAAATTAACTCTGCCAAGTTGTGACACCCAAGTTATTCAAGTGGCAGCAGGAAGAACGCAGAAAGCCGCTGTCACTAAAAGTGGTCGATTATTTGTTTGGGAG AGTACAGGAATTACTACTGACAGTGTCTTACCTGGAGCTGTAGAGAATTCTAGTCCTGCTTTTATACCAAGATACCTGGAAGGTCAAGCAGCCGTCACAATTCAACATGTTTCTTGTGGAGATCTTTTTGCTGCCTGTCTAACAG ATCGAGGAATTCTAATGACTCTGGGAAGTGGTGCCAATGGTTGCCTGGGACATGGCAACTTTAATGATGTCACTCAC GCAAAAATAGTGGAAGCTCTTCTGGGTTATGAAGTGATGCAGGTGTCATGTGGTGCATCACATGTTTTAGCAGTGACCAATGAACACGAAGTATTTGCTTGGGGGCGTGGAGATAATG GTCGTCTTGGATTAACTACTCAAGAGAGCTGTCTTTCTCCATCAGCTGTGCCGATTCCTGAAAATATGCAGCCATTTTCTGTCCACTGTGGTGTGGATAGTTCTATTATATTAACTGTGGACAAGAAACTTCTAAGTTGTGGCAATAACAG atataacaaactTGGATTAGACACAGAGGAAGAGAATGTTGATGTCATCTTTAAGTTCACTGTAGTCAGTAGGTCGCCTTTaggtgagaaagaaataaaaaatgttgcACTGGGCACATCCCACACTGCAGTTGTGACAG TCAGTGGTGAATGCTTCACATTTGGTTCAAACCAGTTTGGTCAGTTGGGTTATGAAACTGAATTCTCTTCTCGCAGCCGACCTCAGCGTGTTGACAGCCTAGAGTCATATGTAACTACTACTGTAGCATGTGGTGACACCTATACCATAGCAGTCACTGAAG ATTCAGAAGTATTTTCATGGGGAAACAGTTCTCGAGGTCGACTTGGCAGGAATTCAGAAAATAGTGGTATCCCTCAGAAGATTACTTTCCCAGATGATCCGTTCACTGTGACCTCAGTCTCTTGTAGCTATGGTAACACTCTCATTGCTACCAAACATTAA
- the LOC106871595 gene encoding serine/threonine-protein kinase Nek8 isoform X2 yields the protein MTKDERQTALNEVKVLSMLNNPFIIKYYENFLEDKALMIVMEYAQGGTLFELLQSRNGQLLDEEVILHYFAQMLLSLQHVDSKQILHRDLKTQNILLDKKKQIVKIGDFGISKVLSSKSKAYTVVGTPCYLSPELCSGMPYNQKSDIWALGCVLYEMVTLKRAFEASNLPALIIKIVGGTFEPIPDIYSEESRSLILSMLHRDPSRRPTINQIITQPRIINHVLYLYTDWGKIPSTRVQRPLSSIQPSARNRQSVRGGNNITNRDTLSEKAQAASCVYYWGGGIPQPLKLTLPSCDTQVIQVAAGRTQKAAVTKSGRLFVWESTGITTDSVLPGAVENSSPAFIPRYLEGQAAVTIQHVSCGDLFAACLTDRGILMTLGSGANGCLGHGNFNDVTHAKIVEALLGYEVMQVSCGASHVLAVTNEHEVFAWGRGDNGRLGLTTQESCLSPSAVPIPENMQPFSVHCGVDSSIILTVDKKLLSCGNNRYNKLGLDTEEENVDVIFKFTVVSRSPLGEKEIKNVALGTSHTAVVTVSGECFTFGSNQFGQLGYETEFSSRSRPQRVDSLESYVTTTVACGDTYTIAVTEDSEVFSWGNSSRGRLGRNSENSGIPQKITFPDDPFTVTSVSCSYGNTLIATKH from the exons ATGACTAAAGATGAAAGACAGACAGCTTTGAATGAGGTGAAAGTTCTGTCGATGCTTAACAACCCTTTTATCATCAAATATTATGAGAACTTTCTAGAAGACAAAGCCTTAATGATTGTCATGGAATACGCACAAG gTGGGACATTGTTTGAATTATTACAGAGCCGTAATGGACAACTTTTGGATGAAGAG GTCATCCTGCATTACTTTGCTCAGATGCTGTTGTCTCTTCAACATGTTGACTCCAAGCAAATTCTTCATCGAGACCTCAAGACACAGAACATACTCCtagataaaaagaaacagattgTCAAAATCGGAGACTTTGGCATTTCCAAAGTTCTTAGCAGCAAAAGTAAAGCTTATACG GTTGTTGGTACCCCGTGTTACCTGTCTCCCGAACTCTGTTCTGGAATGCC ATATAACCAAAAAAGTGACATCTGGGCTCTTGGTTGTGTTCTTTATGAAATGGTTACTCTGAAACGAGCCTTCGAAGCATCG AATCTTCCAGCTTTGATCATCAAAATTGTTGGAGGAACCTTTGAACCAATTCCTGATATTTACAGTGAAGAATCGCGATCACTCATTCTAAGCATGCTTCACCGAGATCCTAGCAGACGACCAACCATAAACCAGATTATCACACAACCTCGAATTATTAATCATGTTCTCTATCTTTATACTGACTGGGGCAAAATTCCATCAACCAG GGTACAAAGACCATTGTCCAGTATTCAGCCTTCAGCACGGAACAGACAGTCAGTGAGAGGAGGCAATAATATAACAAACAGAG aTACTCTCTCAGAGAAAGCTCAGGCTGCGAGTTGTGTGTATTATTGGGGAGGTGGCATTCCACAACCACTGAAATTAACTCTGCCAAGTTGTGACACCCAAGTTATTCAAGTGGCAGCAGGAAGAACGCAGAAAGCCGCTGTCACTAAAAGTGGTCGATTATTTGTTTGGGAG AGTACAGGAATTACTACTGACAGTGTCTTACCTGGAGCTGTAGAGAATTCTAGTCCTGCTTTTATACCAAGATACCTGGAAGGTCAAGCAGCCGTCACAATTCAACATGTTTCTTGTGGAGATCTTTTTGCTGCCTGTCTAACAG ATCGAGGAATTCTAATGACTCTGGGAAGTGGTGCCAATGGTTGCCTGGGACATGGCAACTTTAATGATGTCACTCAC GCAAAAATAGTGGAAGCTCTTCTGGGTTATGAAGTGATGCAGGTGTCATGTGGTGCATCACATGTTTTAGCAGTGACCAATGAACACGAAGTATTTGCTTGGGGGCGTGGAGATAATG GTCGTCTTGGATTAACTACTCAAGAGAGCTGTCTTTCTCCATCAGCTGTGCCGATTCCTGAAAATATGCAGCCATTTTCTGTCCACTGTGGTGTGGATAGTTCTATTATATTAACTGTGGACAAGAAACTTCTAAGTTGTGGCAATAACAG atataacaaactTGGATTAGACACAGAGGAAGAGAATGTTGATGTCATCTTTAAGTTCACTGTAGTCAGTAGGTCGCCTTTaggtgagaaagaaataaaaaatgttgcACTGGGCACATCCCACACTGCAGTTGTGACAG TCAGTGGTGAATGCTTCACATTTGGTTCAAACCAGTTTGGTCAGTTGGGTTATGAAACTGAATTCTCTTCTCGCAGCCGACCTCAGCGTGTTGACAGCCTAGAGTCATATGTAACTACTACTGTAGCATGTGGTGACACCTATACCATAGCAGTCACTGAAG ATTCAGAAGTATTTTCATGGGGAAACAGTTCTCGAGGTCGACTTGGCAGGAATTCAGAAAATAGTGGTATCCCTCAGAAGATTACTTTCCCAGATGATCCGTTCACTGTGACCTCAGTCTCTTGTAGCTATGGTAACACTCTCATTGCTACCAAACATTAA